Proteins encoded within one genomic window of Microbacterium sp. zg-B185:
- the lexA gene encoding transcriptional repressor LexA → MTEVNGREKPQTRRRKSLSDKQLAILEVIQRSIARYGYPPSMREIGDAVGLKSLSSVTHQLNQLELSGYLRRDAGKTRAMEVLIDLPGTSTENPADSAPSVGDAAMVPLVGRIAAGVPITAEQQVEEIFPLPRQLVGKGDLFMLRISGESMIDAAICDGDWVVVRAQADAENGDIVAAMLDGEATVKTFRRRDGHTWLLPRNSAFEPILGDQAVVLGKIVAVLRAV, encoded by the coding sequence ATGACCGAGGTGAACGGGCGCGAGAAGCCGCAGACGCGCAGGCGCAAGAGCCTGAGCGACAAGCAGCTCGCCATCCTCGAGGTCATCCAGCGATCGATCGCCCGGTACGGCTACCCGCCGAGCATGCGAGAGATCGGCGATGCGGTGGGCCTGAAGTCCCTCTCCAGCGTCACCCACCAGCTCAACCAGCTGGAACTGAGCGGGTACCTGCGACGCGATGCGGGCAAGACCCGCGCGATGGAGGTCCTGATCGACCTGCCCGGTACCTCGACCGAGAACCCCGCCGACAGTGCGCCCAGTGTCGGCGACGCGGCGATGGTGCCGCTGGTCGGCCGGATCGCGGCGGGCGTTCCGATCACCGCTGAGCAGCAGGTTGAAGAGATCTTCCCCCTTCCCCGCCAGCTCGTCGGCAAGGGCGATCTGTTCATGTTGCGGATCTCCGGCGAATCCATGATCGACGCGGCCATCTGCGACGGCGACTGGGTCGTGGTACGGGCACAGGCGGATGCCGAGAACGGCGACATCGTCGCGGCCATGCTCGACGGCGAGGCCACCGTCAAGACCTTCCGCCGCCGGGACGGACACACCTGGCTGCTCCCGCGCAACTCCGCATTCGAGCCGATCCTCGGCGATCAGGCCGTCGTGCTCGGCAAGATCGTGGCGGTGCTGCGCGCCGTCTGA
- a CDS encoding LysM peptidoglycan-binding domain-containing protein: protein MTAISIPAHRETRLRLTPRGRRSLAALAALPAVVALNLAVLSGGSALASRDAGAPAGTFTTLTVASGESLWSIAEQVAPSADPRDVVDAIARLNALDGVTVSAGQRLSIPLEYSTAP, encoded by the coding sequence ATGACAGCGATCAGCATCCCGGCGCATCGTGAGACGCGACTGCGGCTCACCCCGCGTGGTCGCCGCAGCCTCGCGGCGCTCGCCGCGCTCCCGGCCGTCGTGGCACTCAACCTCGCGGTCCTCAGCGGAGGCAGCGCTCTGGCCAGCCGTGACGCCGGTGCGCCGGCCGGGACGTTCACCACGCTGACGGTGGCCTCGGGCGAATCGCTCTGGTCCATCGCCGAGCAGGTCGCGCCGAGCGCCGACCCCCGCGACGTCGTGGATGCGATCGCGCGACTGAACGCCCTCGACGGGGTCACCGTCTCCGCGGGTCAGCGCCTGTCCATCCCGCTCGAGTACAGCACCGCCCCGTAG
- a CDS encoding histidinol-phosphate transaminase: MGEVSIRLDDLPLRDDLRGLTPYGAPQAPLPVALNVNENTHPVPQEVADDILDAVAQALRDVNRYPDREFTELREGFADYLGYGLTREQIWAANGSNEVLQQVLQAFGGPGRTAFGFAPTYSMYPLLTRATGATWVAGSRAADFSVDAESAAFQVAEAAPDVVFLCAPNNPTGTPMTLEVIEAVYDAADGIVVVDEAYQEFAPRDAGSALSLLPGRERLLVSRTMSKAFAFAGARVGYMAADPALVDALRLVRLPYHLSSLTQAAAAAALRHAPTMLQMVDEIVAQRDRIGATVEAIGYEPYESWANFVLFGGVADASATWRALYDRGVLVRDIGIPHHLRVTAGTEQETTAFLDALASIDSGT, encoded by the coding sequence ATGGGAGAGGTGAGCATCCGCCTCGACGATCTTCCCCTCCGCGACGACTTGCGCGGCCTGACTCCGTACGGCGCTCCGCAGGCTCCTCTGCCCGTCGCGCTGAACGTGAACGAGAACACGCATCCGGTGCCGCAGGAGGTCGCCGACGACATCCTGGATGCCGTCGCCCAAGCTCTGCGGGATGTCAACCGCTACCCGGACCGGGAGTTCACCGAGCTGCGCGAAGGCTTCGCGGACTACCTGGGCTACGGTCTGACGCGCGAACAGATCTGGGCGGCCAACGGTTCGAACGAGGTTCTTCAGCAGGTGCTGCAGGCCTTCGGGGGACCGGGACGCACCGCGTTCGGCTTCGCCCCCACCTACTCGATGTACCCCCTGCTGACCCGCGCGACCGGCGCGACCTGGGTGGCCGGCTCGCGTGCCGCCGATTTCTCCGTCGATGCGGAGAGCGCGGCGTTCCAGGTCGCTGAGGCAGCCCCGGACGTCGTCTTCCTGTGCGCGCCGAACAATCCCACCGGCACCCCGATGACCCTCGAGGTCATCGAAGCGGTGTACGACGCCGCCGACGGCATCGTCGTCGTCGACGAGGCGTATCAGGAGTTCGCTCCCCGTGACGCCGGCTCGGCGCTCTCGCTGCTGCCGGGGCGGGAACGGCTGCTCGTGTCGCGCACCATGAGCAAGGCGTTCGCGTTCGCCGGGGCGCGCGTGGGGTATATGGCCGCCGACCCGGCGCTGGTGGATGCCTTGCGCCTGGTGCGGCTGCCCTATCACCTGAGCTCGCTGACCCAGGCGGCGGCGGCCGCAGCGCTCCGGCACGCCCCGACGATGCTGCAGATGGTCGATGAGATCGTCGCCCAGCGCGACCGCATCGGAGCGACCGTCGAGGCGATCGGCTACGAACCGTACGAGTCCTGGGCGAACTTCGTCCTGTTCGGCGGAGTGGCGGACGCCTCGGCGACGTGGCGTGCGCTGTATGACCGAGGCGTCCTCGTCCGAGACATCGGGATCCCCCACCACCTGCGGGTCACCGCGGGCACGGAGCAGGAGACGACCGCGTTCCTGGACGCGCTCGCGTCGATAGACTCGGGCACATGA
- the hisB gene encoding imidazoleglycerol-phosphate dehydratase HisB, with amino-acid sequence MTRPATPRTSSLRRSTSESTVELELDLDGTGRSHIDTTVPFFDHMLTAFAKHSLTDLTVRASGDTDIDAHHTVEDVSIVLGQAIREALGDKSGISRYGDALVPLDEALAQAVVDISGRPYLVHSGEPAGFEHHLIGGHFTGALVRHTFEAIAFHAALTVHVTVLAGRDPHHIAEAEYKAFARAFRQAKALDPEVRGVPSTKGAL; translated from the coding sequence ATGACTCGTCCTGCCACTCCGCGCACGTCATCGCTGCGCCGGTCCACGAGCGAGTCCACCGTCGAGCTAGAGCTGGACCTCGACGGCACCGGCCGCAGTCACATCGACACCACCGTGCCGTTCTTCGATCACATGCTCACCGCGTTCGCGAAGCACTCGCTCACCGACCTCACCGTCCGTGCCTCTGGGGACACCGATATCGACGCCCACCACACCGTGGAGGACGTCTCGATCGTCCTGGGGCAGGCGATCCGCGAGGCCCTCGGGGACAAGTCCGGCATCTCGCGGTACGGGGATGCCCTCGTCCCGCTGGACGAGGCGCTCGCGCAGGCCGTGGTCGACATCAGCGGCCGGCCCTACCTCGTGCACAGCGGCGAACCGGCCGGGTTCGAGCACCACCTGATCGGCGGGCACTTCACCGGCGCCTTGGTGCGCCACACGTTCGAGGCGATCGCCTTCCACGCAGCCCTCACCGTGCACGTCACCGTGCTGGCCGGTCGCGACCCGCACCACATCGCCGAAGCCGAGTACAAGGCCTTCGCGCGCGCGTTCCGCCAGGCCAAGGCCCTGGACCCGGAGGTGCGGGGCGTTCCGAGCACGAAGGGCGCTCTGTGA
- the hisH gene encoding imidazole glycerol phosphate synthase subunit HisH has protein sequence MTGKPLVAVLDYGSGNVHSAVKALAAAGADARLTADRGLIDDAHGLVVPGVGAFRAVMDALRNSRGDEIIDRRLAGGRPVLGICVGMQVLFERGVERGVDTEGLGEWPGVITELDAPVLPHMGWNTVQAAEGSRLFRGIEHERFYFVHSFAAQQWTLEVQPPFPQPALTWSTHGGPFLAAVENGPLSATQFHPEKSGEAGIRLLSNWIDGLGRTNL, from the coding sequence GTGACCGGCAAGCCGCTGGTGGCAGTCCTGGATTACGGCTCCGGGAACGTCCACTCGGCGGTGAAGGCGCTGGCCGCGGCCGGCGCAGATGCGCGGCTCACCGCGGACCGCGGCCTGATCGATGACGCCCACGGGCTGGTCGTGCCCGGGGTGGGCGCATTCCGGGCCGTCATGGACGCGCTCCGAAACAGTCGCGGCGACGAGATCATCGACCGACGGCTGGCCGGCGGTCGTCCCGTCCTGGGAATCTGCGTGGGCATGCAGGTGCTCTTCGAGCGCGGAGTCGAGCGGGGAGTGGACACCGAAGGACTCGGTGAGTGGCCCGGAGTGATCACCGAGCTGGATGCCCCCGTGCTGCCCCACATGGGCTGGAACACCGTCCAGGCGGCGGAGGGGTCGCGGCTGTTCCGCGGGATCGAGCACGAACGGTTCTATTTCGTCCACTCCTTCGCGGCGCAGCAGTGGACGCTGGAGGTGCAGCCCCCGTTCCCGCAGCCGGCACTGACGTGGTCCACGCACGGCGGGCCCTTCCTGGCCGCCGTGGAGAACGGACCCCTGTCCGCGACGCAGTTCCATCCCGAGAAATCGGGGGAGGCCGGCATCCGTCTGCTCTCCAATTGGATCGACGGGCTCGGCCGGACTAACCTCTGA
- the priA gene encoding bifunctional 1-(5-phosphoribosyl)-5-((5-phosphoribosylamino)methylideneamino)imidazole-4-carboxamide isomerase/phosphoribosylanthranilate isomerase PriA, giving the protein MNDFASMPELILLPAVDVADGKAVRLTQGEAGTETSYGDPVDAALAWARQGAQWIHLVDLDAAFGRGSNAAIMRKVIKQVRGVQVELSGGIRDDRSLDAALESGASRINLGTAALENPEWAADVIGRYGDVIAVGLDVRGTTLAARGWTQEGGDLWDVLERLEEAGCSRYVVTDVTKDGTLKGPNLELLQEMTARTPKPIVASGGVSSLDDIAALRELVPLGVEGAIVGKALYAGAFTLAEALDVAGR; this is encoded by the coding sequence ATGAACGATTTCGCGTCTATGCCTGAGTTGATCCTGCTGCCGGCAGTCGATGTCGCCGACGGCAAGGCCGTCCGCCTGACTCAGGGCGAGGCGGGTACCGAGACCAGCTACGGAGACCCGGTGGACGCGGCACTGGCGTGGGCGCGCCAGGGTGCCCAGTGGATCCACCTGGTCGACCTGGATGCAGCGTTCGGGCGGGGCAGCAACGCCGCCATCATGCGCAAGGTCATCAAGCAGGTCCGTGGCGTGCAGGTCGAACTGTCCGGCGGCATCCGTGACGACCGCAGTCTGGACGCGGCTCTGGAAAGCGGTGCCTCGCGGATCAATCTGGGCACCGCCGCGCTGGAGAACCCGGAGTGGGCAGCCGATGTCATCGGCCGGTACGGGGATGTGATCGCCGTGGGGCTGGACGTCCGCGGCACGACACTCGCCGCGCGCGGCTGGACGCAGGAGGGCGGAGACCTCTGGGACGTTCTGGAACGGCTCGAGGAGGCCGGGTGCAGCCGCTACGTCGTCACGGACGTCACCAAGGACGGAACCCTCAAGGGCCCCAACCTCGAGCTGCTGCAGGAGATGACGGCGCGCACGCCGAAGCCGATCGTCGCCTCCGGCGGTGTGTCCAGCCTCGATGACATCGCCGCACTTCGGGAGCTGGTGCCCCTCGGGGTCGAAGGTGCGATCGTCGGCAAGGCCCTGTACGCGGGTGCCTTCACGCTCGCCGAGGCGCTGGATGTCGCCGGACGCTGA
- a CDS encoding SseB family protein: protein MSPDAEPHGHPADSAGVPWEGRRFEPNPHAGDDGSADQALLAALTAFRDGAGDQIAVIDAYRTARLLIPLVAERGDEGTGAHGLTVDKTQELSIVTVAAPDGRRVLPVFTSMAAMGRWDAGARPVPADGVRTAVAASADDTDLIVIDPGSVTEFVLRRPAVWAIAQGVPWEPSFTSPEVFAGLQRSIGGELAVLDLSVEPGDPMARLRGPELIVRLELMHGLDRAELDAVLARLATRWAADDRIAVLVDSLTVKLVRSL, encoded by the coding sequence ATGTCGCCGGACGCTGAACCGCACGGCCACCCGGCCGACTCCGCGGGCGTCCCGTGGGAGGGGCGGCGGTTCGAGCCCAACCCGCACGCGGGCGACGACGGCTCCGCCGATCAGGCGCTGCTGGCCGCACTGACGGCGTTCCGCGACGGCGCCGGCGACCAGATCGCCGTCATCGACGCGTATCGTACGGCGCGCCTGCTGATACCGCTGGTGGCCGAGCGCGGTGACGAGGGCACCGGTGCCCACGGGCTGACCGTGGACAAGACCCAGGAATTGTCGATCGTCACCGTCGCGGCCCCCGATGGCCGTCGAGTGCTGCCGGTGTTCACATCCATGGCCGCCATGGGCCGGTGGGATGCCGGCGCGCGCCCGGTCCCGGCGGACGGCGTACGTACGGCGGTGGCCGCCTCCGCCGACGACACCGATCTGATCGTCATCGATCCGGGGTCGGTCACCGAGTTCGTGCTCCGGCGGCCCGCGGTGTGGGCGATCGCCCAGGGCGTGCCGTGGGAGCCCAGTTTCACCTCGCCCGAGGTCTTCGCCGGCCTGCAGCGCAGCATCGGCGGTGAGCTCGCGGTGCTGGATCTCTCGGTCGAGCCGGGCGATCCCATGGCCCGTCTGCGCGGGCCGGAGCTGATCGTGCGCCTGGAGCTCATGCACGGACTCGATCGGGCCGAGTTGGACGCGGTTCTGGCGCGGCTGGCCACGCGATGGGCGGCCGACGACCGGATCGCAGTCCTGGTCGACTCGCTGACCGTCAAGCTCGTCCGCTCCCTCTGA
- a CDS encoding pyridoxal-dependent decarboxylase, which produces MEPHSSAPASPGARTTAPYPLETNAPSEYRAALSAAHRHALSWLESVAERPIRPELDADGVLAAMDRPLEETGLDAAAVIDELAAGAVPGLMAMGSPRFYGFVIGGAYPAALAADWLVSTWDQNTGSRQPTPGTAGVEEVAARWLLELLGLPAASGVGFATGATSANTSCLLVARDSVLRARGHDASRGIQHAPTIRFLAGDAVHTSVMLAGRIAGLGEPRTVGADAQGRIDVDGLVAALGEWEGPTIVALQAGDVHSGAFDDFARAVAAAKSAGAWVHIDGAFGLWAAASPRFRPLLAGFEDADSWATDAHKTLNVPYDCGVAIVRDEAAMSASLGAHAAYLPAVASIADPYDHVPELSRRARGVPVWAALRSLGTRGVAGLVDGLVDAALALADGFRGIAGLEVINDVVFTQVCLAAHDNEDTLALGEWLRAEGTVWASSSVWQGRAVVRFAVSNWGTDEAAVRRTVDAVARGAAALEIGS; this is translated from the coding sequence ATGGAACCGCACAGCTCTGCGCCCGCAAGCCCCGGTGCGCGCACCACCGCGCCCTACCCTCTGGAGACGAATGCGCCGTCCGAGTACCGCGCCGCGCTGTCCGCCGCACACCGGCACGCCCTGAGCTGGCTGGAGTCGGTGGCGGAACGCCCCATCCGTCCGGAACTGGACGCAGACGGCGTTCTCGCGGCGATGGACCGCCCGCTCGAGGAGACCGGGCTCGATGCGGCCGCCGTCATCGACGAGTTGGCGGCGGGGGCAGTCCCAGGGCTGATGGCCATGGGGTCACCGCGCTTCTACGGGTTCGTGATCGGCGGCGCGTACCCGGCCGCGCTGGCTGCGGATTGGCTCGTCTCGACGTGGGATCAGAACACCGGATCACGCCAGCCCACCCCGGGCACCGCCGGAGTCGAGGAGGTCGCGGCACGCTGGCTCCTCGAACTGCTCGGGCTCCCCGCGGCGAGTGGGGTGGGCTTTGCCACCGGAGCGACCAGTGCGAACACCTCGTGCCTGCTGGTGGCCAGAGACTCCGTCCTGCGCGCCCGCGGGCACGACGCGTCGCGGGGCATCCAGCACGCGCCGACGATCCGTTTCCTCGCCGGAGACGCCGTGCACACCTCGGTGATGCTCGCCGGACGGATCGCCGGGCTCGGGGAGCCGCGCACAGTCGGCGCCGACGCGCAAGGCCGCATCGACGTGGACGGGCTGGTGGCAGCGCTGGGCGAGTGGGAGGGGCCCACGATCGTGGCGCTCCAGGCGGGCGATGTCCACTCCGGAGCGTTCGATGACTTCGCCCGCGCCGTCGCGGCCGCCAAGTCCGCCGGAGCGTGGGTGCACATCGACGGTGCGTTCGGACTCTGGGCCGCGGCCAGTCCGCGCTTCCGACCGCTCCTGGCCGGGTTCGAGGACGCCGACTCCTGGGCCACGGACGCCCACAAGACGCTGAACGTGCCCTACGACTGCGGCGTGGCCATCGTGCGCGACGAAGCGGCGATGAGCGCGTCGCTGGGTGCGCACGCGGCTTACCTGCCCGCCGTCGCGAGCATCGCCGACCCCTACGATCACGTCCCCGAGTTGTCCCGCCGTGCGCGCGGCGTGCCGGTATGGGCTGCGTTGCGCTCGCTGGGCACTCGCGGCGTCGCGGGTCTCGTGGATGGGCTCGTCGACGCCGCTCTTGCGCTCGCCGATGGTTTCCGCGGGATCGCGGGACTCGAGGTGATCAACGACGTCGTGTTCACGCAAGTGTGCCTGGCGGCGCATGACAACGAAGACACGCTCGCCCTGGGGGAGTGGCTGCGCGCGGAAGGCACCGTATGGGCTTCGTCCTCGGTGTGGCAAGGACGAGCCGTCGTGCGGTTCGCGGTCAGCAACTGGGGCACCGATGAGGCGGCGGTCCGCCGCACCGTGGACGCCGTCGCCCGCGGGGCTGCAGCGCTGGAGATCGGTTCCTGA
- a CDS encoding DUF1844 domain-containing protein gives MAQDAERQARWEAQDRAAAAATRDIADVPAVEVITTAAVHLMSAAAVKVGLADDPSTQTDLDEARKLINALAGLITAGAPEISDMHARSLRDGLRSLQLAFREASPIPDPIGKGPGEKWTGPVN, from the coding sequence GTGGCACAGGATGCCGAGCGCCAGGCGCGCTGGGAAGCGCAAGACCGAGCAGCTGCCGCCGCGACGCGCGACATCGCAGACGTCCCCGCGGTAGAGGTGATCACCACCGCCGCGGTGCACCTGATGAGCGCCGCCGCGGTCAAGGTGGGTCTGGCCGACGATCCCTCGACGCAGACCGACCTCGATGAGGCCCGCAAGCTGATCAACGCCCTCGCGGGTCTCATCACCGCGGGAGCGCCGGAGATCAGCGACATGCACGCGCGCTCCCTCCGAGATGGGCTGCGCTCGCTTCAGCTCGCGTTCCGCGAGGCCTCGCCGATCCCCGACCCCATCGGCAAGGGTCCGGGCGAGAAGTGGACCGGCCCGGTCAACTGA
- the infC gene encoding translation initiation factor IF-3 — protein sequence MSDPRTNDRIRVPEVRLVGPNGEQVGVVRIEVALRLAQDADLDLVEVAPNSKPPVVKIMDYGKFKYEAAQKAKEARRNQANTILKEVRFRLKIEAHDYITKLKRAEGFLKGGDKVKAMILFRGREQSRPEQGVRLLRKFAEDVAEFGTVESSPTIDGRNMVMVVAPHKNKSELKTEQNAQRVANKEASRNSASGDEDDDTDSDTDDESASAPAE from the coding sequence ATCAGCGATCCCCGCACCAATGACCGCATCCGCGTGCCCGAGGTCCGCCTCGTGGGCCCGAACGGAGAGCAGGTCGGCGTCGTACGCATCGAGGTTGCCTTGCGTCTGGCGCAGGATGCCGATCTCGACCTGGTCGAGGTGGCTCCCAACTCGAAGCCGCCCGTCGTCAAGATCATGGACTACGGGAAGTTCAAGTACGAAGCAGCGCAGAAGGCCAAGGAGGCCCGGCGCAATCAGGCCAACACCATCCTCAAAGAGGTCCGGTTCCGTCTGAAGATCGAGGCCCACGACTACATAACCAAACTCAAGCGCGCCGAGGGCTTCCTCAAGGGCGGCGACAAGGTGAAGGCGATGATCCTGTTCCGCGGACGCGAGCAGTCTCGTCCCGAGCAGGGCGTGCGCCTGCTGCGCAAGTTCGCCGAGGACGTCGCGGAGTTCGGCACGGTCGAATCCAGCCCCACGATCGACGGACGCAACATGGTCATGGTGGTCGCGCCGCACAAGAACAAGTCCGAGTTGAAGACCGAGCAGAACGCTCAGCGGGTCGCCAACAAGGAAGCCTCACGCAACTCGGCGTCCGGTGACGAAGACGACGACACCGACAGCGACACCGACGACGAATCGGCCTCGGCGCCCGCCGAGTAG
- the rpmI gene encoding 50S ribosomal protein L35: MPKQKTHSGAKKRFKITGSGKLMKQQAGMRHNLEGKASKRTRRLNQDQVLSKSDTKMAKKLLGR; the protein is encoded by the coding sequence ATGCCGAAGCAGAAGACCCACTCGGGTGCCAAGAAGCGCTTCAAGATCACTGGCAGCGGCAAGCTGATGAAGCAGCAGGCCGGCATGCGCCACAACCTTGAGGGCAAGGCGAGCAAGCGCACGCGTCGGCTCAACCAGGACCAGGTCCTGTCGAAGTCGGACACCAAGATGGCCAAGAAGCTTCTCGGTCGCTGA
- the rplT gene encoding 50S ribosomal protein L20, with protein MARVKRAVNAHKKRRVILERASGYRGQRSRLYRKAKEQVTHSLVYAYRDRRKRKGDFRRLWIQRINAASRANGMTYNRFIQGLGLAGVQVDRRMLAELAVHEPATFASLVATAKAALPGDVNAPKSA; from the coding sequence ATGGCTAGAGTCAAGCGGGCTGTCAACGCCCACAAGAAGCGTCGCGTCATCCTCGAGCGCGCCTCCGGTTACCGGGGTCAGCGCTCGCGCCTGTACCGCAAGGCGAAGGAGCAGGTCACCCACTCGCTGGTCTACGCGTACCGTGACCGTCGCAAGCGCAAGGGCGACTTCCGCCGTCTGTGGATCCAGCGCATCAACGCCGCGTCGCGCGCGAACGGCATGACGTACAACCGCTTCATCCAGGGCCTCGGCCTCGCCGGTGTCCAGGTCGACCGTCGCATGCTGGCCGAGCTCGCCGTCCACGAGCCGGCGACTTTCGCCTCGCTCGTCGCGACCGCCAAGGCCGCGCTGCCCGGCGACGTGAACGCGCCCAAGTCGGCGTAG
- a CDS encoding RNA methyltransferase has product MLENPRSPRVRAVAKLTKRSARQETGLFLLEGPQAAREALAYRPETVLELFATPSALERHGDLRDSARDSGVEVVFTTEAVLDAMADTVTPQGIVAVARQTPTSLRDIFAAAPRLVAICEEVRDPGNLGTIIRAADAAGADAVILTGRTVDPYNPKVVRATTGSLFHLPVAVGVDLVNAVERARAAGVRVVAADVGGGDFVAARPLLAEPTAWLFGNEARGLDEDALALVDLSLRLPIYGRAESLNLATAASVCLYETAFAQRSSEPA; this is encoded by the coding sequence GTGCTCGAGAATCCGCGCTCGCCCCGCGTTCGCGCCGTGGCCAAGCTGACCAAGCGCAGCGCGCGACAGGAGACGGGCCTCTTTCTGCTCGAGGGTCCGCAGGCCGCCCGAGAGGCTCTCGCGTACCGCCCCGAAACCGTGCTGGAGCTGTTCGCGACGCCGTCCGCTCTGGAGCGGCACGGCGATCTGCGTGACTCCGCACGCGACTCCGGGGTCGAGGTGGTGTTCACGACCGAGGCCGTCCTGGACGCGATGGCGGACACGGTCACGCCGCAGGGCATCGTCGCGGTCGCCCGCCAGACACCGACCTCCCTGCGCGACATCTTCGCGGCCGCGCCTCGGCTCGTCGCGATCTGCGAGGAGGTGCGTGATCCCGGCAACCTGGGCACGATCATCCGGGCAGCGGATGCCGCGGGCGCAGATGCGGTGATCCTCACCGGGCGCACCGTCGACCCGTACAACCCCAAGGTGGTGCGCGCCACGACCGGGTCGCTGTTCCACCTCCCCGTCGCCGTCGGCGTCGACCTGGTGAACGCCGTCGAGCGCGCCCGCGCGGCCGGGGTGCGCGTCGTGGCCGCCGATGTCGGTGGCGGAGACTTCGTGGCCGCCCGCCCGCTGTTGGCCGAGCCGACCGCATGGCTGTTCGGCAACGAGGCACGCGGCCTGGACGAGGACGCCCTCGCGCTGGTCGATCTGTCGCTGCGCCTGCCCATCTACGGCCGCGCCGAATCGTTGAACCTGGCCACCGCGGCCAGCGTCTGCCTCTACGAAACCGCCTTCGCTCAGCGCTCCAGCGAGCCCGCGTGA
- a CDS encoding amino acid ABC transporter ATP-binding protein, with translation MATPESPAAAPRTSNINVRRGEPLVVVEHVDKHFGDLHVLKDINTVVNRGQVVVVIGPSGSGKSTLCRAINRLETIDSGKIAIDGVPLPEEGTALAHLRADVGMVFQSFNLFAHKSVLENVTLGPIKVRKLSRKAAEEKAMALLERVGVANQAKKMPAQLSGGQQQRVAIARSLAMDPKLILMDEPTSALDPEMINEVLDVMIGLAADGMTMIVVTHEMGFARKAADRVLFMADGAIVEEATPEVFFTNPQSPRAQDFLSKILEH, from the coding sequence ATGGCGACACCGGAATCACCCGCAGCGGCGCCGAGGACCTCGAACATCAACGTTCGCCGTGGCGAACCGCTCGTGGTCGTCGAGCATGTCGACAAGCACTTCGGCGACCTTCACGTCCTCAAAGACATCAACACCGTCGTCAACCGGGGCCAGGTCGTCGTAGTCATCGGCCCCTCCGGGTCGGGCAAATCCACGCTGTGCCGCGCGATCAACCGACTCGAGACCATCGACTCCGGCAAGATCGCGATCGACGGCGTCCCCCTGCCCGAAGAGGGCACGGCGCTGGCGCACCTGCGAGCGGATGTCGGCATGGTCTTCCAGTCCTTCAACCTGTTCGCACACAAGAGCGTCCTCGAGAACGTCACCCTCGGCCCGATCAAGGTGCGCAAGCTCTCGCGCAAAGCGGCCGAGGAGAAGGCCATGGCGCTGCTTGAGCGGGTCGGGGTCGCGAACCAGGCGAAGAAGATGCCGGCGCAGCTGTCCGGCGGTCAGCAGCAGCGCGTGGCCATCGCCCGATCGCTCGCCATGGATCCGAAACTGATCCTGATGGACGAACCGACCAGCGCTCTGGACCCCGAGATGATCAATGAGGTCCTCGACGTCATGATCGGTCTGGCCGCGGACGGCATGACGATGATCGTCGTCACGCATGAGATGGGCTTCGCCCGCAAGGCCGCGGACCGCGTGCTGTTCATGGCCGACGGCGCCATCGTCGAAGAGGCGACGCCCGAGGTGTTCTTCACAAACCCGCAGAGCCCGAGGGCGCAGGACTTCCTGTCCAAGATCCTCGAGCACTGA